The Scomber scombrus chromosome 19, fScoSco1.1, whole genome shotgun sequence DNA window GTCGATCCGGATCAACCGGAGCTGATCCCGCAGCTGTAGGAGACATTTACCGTCTCTGTGTTGTTGTGAAGGCCGTAAACAGGTCGTGTTGTGTCGGGTAAACTCCCCGGATCCCCGGTAAAGCTCGGTAAAACCCGGTAAACCCCGGTGAAGCTCTGCAGAGCTCCATGGCCACAGCGCAGGAGGCCAGCAGGCCGTTCGCAGGACTGTCCGATGTCTCCATCTCGGAGGACATCCCGGTGGAGGGAGACATCTCCGTCCCCATCGGCTCCTCCAGGAGGGACGATGAGTTCTCCACGCTGGACGAACCGGTGAAGGAGACGATCCTGCGGGACCTGCGGGCCGTGGGGAACAAGTTCATCCATGTGCTGTACCCGCAGAGGAGCTCCGCGCTGCTGCGGGATTGGGACCTGTGGGGCCCGCTGCTGCTCTGCGTGACTctggctctgctgctgcagggaGGAGCTGCAGACAGCGAGGAGCAGGGAGGCCCGCAGTTCGCTGAGGTAACCAAcatatttgtgttattattatagttagGGTTTGGGTGATGTGGGAAGAATCAGATATCACGATATTTTtcaccaaatacctcgatatcgatattttaGTGATGattatcggtgctttcacaatCAATAATGTGGATAtgatgactaagtggataaaggcagataatagaaaaGTATAtaaagttcagaaaatgaccattaaaagcaggaaaagacacttattccgTATCATGATATTACCATATTCaaattctaagacgatatcgataaaatattcatttattgccCAGTCCTAATTGTAGTAGGGGCTTATacctgattattattattatagttaggGCTGGGCGATGTGGGAAGAATCAGATATATCGATATTTTtcaccaaatacctcgatatcgatattttaGTGATGattatcggtgctttcacaatcagtaatgtggatataatgactaagtgggtaaatgcagataatagaacagctacaacagtctggttagttcagaaaattacatcattttactgtaatgcaacatttaaaaccaggaaagaCACTTATGCCATATTACAATATTACGTTATCCAAATTCTGagatgatatctagtctcatatcacgatatcgattataatatcaatatattgcccagaactcagatagatagatagatagatagatagatagatagatagatagatagatagatagatagatacatagatagatagatagatagatactttattggtCCTTCACAGGAAACTGCTTGGCTAACAGCTGATACATAAACACTCAACACCTCTGACTATTCAATGGAAATGTATCACCATAAATACCCAGAAGTTAtactaataaaacaataatatgtatacatatgtaATAAATTATAAGAAAGTACTCaatgtggcaaaaaaaagaagaagaagggtaTTGATGTTAAGTTGGTTTAAAAGTGTATTGATAATGCCAagactgttttattataatttctTTGGATCTACAGCAGACAGGTATTCTGCCCATTCAGAGACAAATGAAATGTCATTCATCTCTGCTGACTCAAcactaacttttaataaactcccTCCTCTCAGGTCTTCGTCATCGTCTGGTTCGgctccatcatcatcaccctcaACTCCAAGCTGCTGGGCGGCACCATCTCTTTCTTCCAGAGCCTGTGCGTGCTTGGTTACTGCATCATGCCTCTGACCGTTGCCATGGCAGTGTGTCGGATCGTCCTGATCGGCGGCTCGGGCACCGTCAGCTTCGCCGTGCGGCTGGCGGTCGTCATCGCCTCCTTCAGCTGGTCCACCTTCGCCTCCACGGCCTTCCTCGCCGACAGCCAGCCGCCCAACCGCAAGGCGCTGGTGGTCTACCCGGTGTTCCTCTTCTACTTCGTGATCGGCTGGATGGTCCTGACGTTCTCGCCGTCGCAGTAGGAGACAACTGGAAGAACCGGATTTGAGTTTGAACTGATAGTAAAAGAGTGACAGAACTCAAACCAACACCAGAATCTGCCTTTTTTTGGACGAAGATGAATGACTACTGAACTTGACTGTGAGTGTTTCTGGGTcctgatgattaaaaaaaaaaagaagaaaataagtaTTTTAGACTCACAGGACTCTTTTCAGGAGGGGGAATGACCAAGTCCAGTTGGGAGACGAGGGGAGGGAGTAAAAAAGCGGAtgaatatgttcatatttttccaGTTTTGTCTCCTACATGATGTGCAAAAATAAAAGTCTGAAGGCTTGTAAATAGAAAACGCTCAATGAATGTTtgaggagcaaaaaaaaaaaaaaagcagggcTACAATTATTCTTTTGTTATTCACTCGGGACGTGTTTGACACTTCATACAGTCTGAAAAGCAAAATAGAAACATCCACTGGAGGCGGCAGCTTGTATCTCAACAAGTAAACTAACTATATTTACGTTTTCAGCTCATTTATCGTCGGTCTAAAACAACAGaataggttttattttttaataattcccCCAAAAAACGACATATATGAGTGTTGTCAGCGCCCTCTAGTGGACTGATGGGGACCAGACGAACGCACCCACGGGACAgttttataatttaatgttttatggtgtgacagcgctgtggttaaggtctgatTAGGTAAAAATGAGGGTTTGGACACCTGAGTTACAGCGAATCACGACATAAAACAGCGTTGAAAttaacccttgtgttgtcctcccgggtcaaattgaccccgtctgttttgactgttccttcattcctcccttccttccttcccttccttctttccttcctccatcccccttctttcctccttccttccttcctctctttcttccctccctccttctctctttctttcctccccctatcttcctcccttccctctttcctctgtccttctttcgttcctacctcccttcctcttttccttttctccttccttccttgcttcttccctccctccctccttctctctttctttcctccccctaccttagtcccttccttctttcatctgtccttctttccttccttcctcccttcctcttttccttttgccctccctccctcgttccttctttcctccctccctcctaccttccttccttccttctttcctctgtctttccttccttcccttccttccttccttcctcttttccttctttgactcgaggacaacaggagggttaaaggtgtcTTTCACAGGAAtaagacacttttttttgcctttttttcatgTCTGCAAACTATCCatcctttctacctccctccacCTGATAGGAAatcaccttttctttttcctttttttaacaatgttttattgGCTCTGAGGTGCAACAGCACACTACAGAAATAACACTCAGACAGAGCAGGTATTTCCTTCCCAGTTGTCCCAGTTTCCCTCGAACCACGACTATCATGTTACTCTCTGGTTAGCTCCCAGTCCCTGTTAGTCCTCTTTGAAAAGAGTGAGTAAGGTCCACGTGGAAGGTTTAGCGAGTTTGGTGtgaatttaaattgaattaaatgtaattatcacAGGTAAAGTAATGAAAGTAGGAGGAGTAAGAGGAATCACCTGTCATAATTACAacgaccactagatggcgtaaATGTAACTATGAGTCGTTTTCCAGCCTGAATTTTCAAcctattctgtgtttttttttttcattagagGACgagttgttttatgtttgtggtttttactttaattattttaaagactGTACGCAGCATGACGctcttctttatttcctgttttttttcttcttttcctgaaTAGTTGCACAACAAAAGTAGCTGAATAAACCAccaaatgctattttttttttcttttgctgtttgTATGCGACGACAAAGCcgacaacaaaatgaaatgcatcAGCAAATATTACAAATCATCGTCATTTGTAGAATAAAAACAggcatttatacacattcaGGGGAATTTCatgcaaaaagacaaaaagacaccAGAcgcacaaataataataataataactttaactTATATTGTAAATTTCATACATGAGAGATGTGATACACAGAACATGGAAATAAATGAGGAGCACAAACAGGAACATGAAGACATAAAGGATTAAACTAAGACTTATAAAGAACCATTAAGTAAAATGACAGAACTGTAGGTGAAGTGAAAATATACTAAAAGTTGAGTGAGGCTGATGTAATTTGATGCTATAACTAATTATTCTTTACATGATTGATTAATTGGCTAaatatcaattaatcatttaatcttaacatcagaaaacagttaaaatgaaatcaggtttcttttttctgtctaaaatgaggaaaaacagcaaatttttacatttgagaagtttgAACAAGACAATTTTTTACTACGAATAACTTCAAATTATCAAAAAATGCTATGTTTCATGTCAAAaagtgatgtcatcaaatgtctAATTTTGTCCGAAAAACAGTCTAATAACAGCAAATATTAAATTTACTTCCGGAAagcaactattctgataataaaataatcgtTATAGTTGGATTTTTAGCGAATATACCAGAAATGATctagtttcagcttcttaaatgtgacaatttaaagcttttctttctCATACATGAAGATAaactggaaatataaaaacattttcactgttttctgacattttattgattaaatgattcattaatatgagaaaataatcaacattttaatcaataatgaacaataatcattagttgcaaccctttaaatgactttaaataaataaagttatcaaattagttgctgattaattgtCTGCCTCTAATATTCGTGTCCAGTGAACATCGAGGCTGATTCACACACtactgtttgcatttttaacatttaatatattttatatatctatTTTCGATTTAAGACATCGTCACGTGTTGGATGTTGATtctgtagtattattattattattattattattatttcttttctcaAATTAAACTTTTGATTCAGAGCCAAAAATCCTAACTCCAAtctgtgatgtgtttttgtttctgaatgttttgtttctcaGTCTCTTCTCACATCTCTGATTTTTCCATCCAGTGATTCAAGTAGAAGAATAAAAGAGTCACGTCTGATTATCAGGTTAattatttcctcccttcttactttATGTGCATGTTGGGAGTCAGCAGACAGTCAGCGTTGAGTTAAAGGGACAGAAAGTATTGTGAGAGTTTGTTTGAGGTCAATTTGATGTGAAATGAAAGAGGAAACTTTCAAGATGTAAGAGCTTTATAATCACATGCACAGCAACTCTGAAGGCAGTGAAATTTGGCTTCTTTGAGCTCTAGCTTcaattcaaatacaaaaaaaggagagagagagaaaagaaagataagagAGAGgtgaaataaacaatataaatgtatccaaatatacattatattatcaaAACTGCAGATAACTATCAGTAAAGAGGTCAGAGTTCATCATGTTAGGAGAGAAATAATAAGaggattgttttgtttcttctctttaaaAATCCGTCATAAAACTCTCTAATGAATTAATATCTAATCATCAGACTACTGAGCAGTTACAGGCAGCATGTTTAGTCATATTCGGGTATTTCTGATACCAGAAACAGC harbors:
- the yipf6 gene encoding protein YIPF6, encoding MATAQEASRPFAGLSDVSISEDIPVEGDISVPIGSSRRDDEFSTLDEPVKETILRDLRAVGNKFIHVLYPQRSSALLRDWDLWGPLLLCVTLALLLQGGAADSEEQGGPQFAEVFVIVWFGSIIITLNSKLLGGTISFFQSLCVLGYCIMPLTVAMAVCRIVLIGGSGTVSFAVRLAVVIASFSWSTFASTAFLADSQPPNRKALVVYPVFLFYFVIGWMVLTFSPSQ